In Nomascus leucogenys isolate Asia chromosome 6, Asia_NLE_v1, whole genome shotgun sequence, one DNA window encodes the following:
- the CCT5 gene encoding T-complex protein 1 subunit epsilon: MASMGTLAFDEYGRPFLIIKDQDRKSRLMGLEALKSHIMAAKAVANTMRTSLGPNGLDKMMVDKDGDVTVTNDGATILSMMDVDHQIAKLMVELSKSQDDEIGDGTTGVVVLAGALLEEAEQLLDRGIHPIRIADGYEQAARVAIEHLDKISDSVLVDIKDTEPLIQTAKTTLGSKVVNSCHRQMAEIAVNAVLTVADMERRDVDFELIKVEGKVGGRLEDTKLIKGVIVDKDFSHPQMPKKVEDAKIAILTCPFEPPKPKTKHKLDVTSVEDYKALQKYEKEKFEEMIQQIKETGANLAICQWGFDDEANHLLLQNNLPAVRWVGGPEIELIAIATGGRIVPRFSELTAEKLGFAGLVQEISFGTTKDKMLVIEQCKNSRAVTIFIRGGNKMIIEEAKRSLHDALCVIRNLIRDNRVVYGGGAAEISCALAVSQEADKCPTLEQYAMRAFADALEVIPMALSENSGMNPIQTMTEVRARQVKEMNPALGIDCLHKGTNDMKQQHVIETLIGKKQQISLATQMVRMILKIDDIRKPGESEE; this comes from the exons TCTCACATAATGGCAGCAAAGGCTGTAGCAAATACAATGAGAACATCACTGGGACCAAATG GGCTTGATAAGATGATGGTGGATAAGGATGGAGATGTGACTGTAACTAATGATGGGGCCACCATCTTAAGCATGATGGATGTTGATCATCAGATTGCCAAGCTGATGGTGGAACTGTCCAAGTCTCAGGATGATGAAATTGGAGATGGAACCACAGGAGTGGTTg TCCTGGCTGGTGCCTTGTTAGAAGAAGCGGAGCAATTGCTAGACCGAGGCATTCACCCAATCAGAATAGCTGATGGCTATGAGCAGGCTGCTCGCGTTGCTATTGAACACCTGGACAAGATCAGCGATAGCGTCCTTGTTGACATAAAGGACACCGAACCCCTGATTCAGACAGCAAAAACCACGCTGGGCTCCAAAGT GGTCAACAGTTGTCACCGACAGATGGCTGAGATTGCTGTGAATGCCGTCCTCACTGTAGCAGATATGGAGCGGAGAGACGTTGACTTTGAGCTTATCAAAGTAGAAGGCAAAGTGGGCGGCAGGCTGGAGGACACTAAACTGATCAAGGGCGTGATTGTGGACAAGGATTTCAGTCACCCACAGATGCCAAAA AAAGTGGAAGATGCTAAGATTGCAATTCTCACATGTCCATTTGAACCACCGAAACCAAAAACAAAGCATAAGCTGGATGTGACCTCTGTCGAAGATTATAAAGCCCTTCAGAAatatgaaaaggagaaatttgaaGAGATGATTCAACAA ATTAAAGAGACTGGTGCTAACCTAGCAATTTGTCAGTGGGGCTTTGATGATGAAGCAAATCACTTACTTCTTCAGAACAACTTGCCTGCGGTTCGCTGGGTAGGAGGACCTGAAATTGAG CTGATTGCCATCGCAACAGGAGGGCGGATCGTCCCCAGGTTCTCAGAGCTCACAGCCGAGAAGCTGGGCTTTGCTGGTCTTGTACAGGAGATCTCATTTGGGACAACTAAGGATAAAATGCTGGTCATCGAGCAGTGTAAGAACTCCAGAGCTGTAACCATTTTTATTAGAGGAGGAAATAAGATG ATCATTGAGGAGGCGAAACGATCCCTTCACGATGCTTTGTGTGTCATCCGGAACCTCATCCGCGATAATCGTGTGGTGTACGGAGGAGGGGCTGCTGAGATATCCTGTGCCCTGGCAGTTAGCCAAGAGGCAGATAAG TGCCCCACCTTAGAACAGTATGCCATGAGAGCGTTTGCCGATGCGCTGGAGGTCATCCCCATGGCCCTGTCTGAAAACAGTGGCATGAATCCCATCCAGACTATGACCGAAGTCCGAGCCAGACAGGTGAAGGAGATGAACCCTGCTCTTGGCATCGACTGTTTGCACAAGGGGACAAATG ATATGAAGCAACAGCATGTCATAGAAACCTTGATTGGCAAAAAGCAACAGATATCTCTTGCAACACAAATGGTAAGAATGATTTTAAAGATTGACGACATTCGTAAGCCTGGAGAATCTGAAGAATGA